Proteins found in one Rhinoderma darwinii isolate aRhiDar2 chromosome 2 unlocalized genomic scaffold, aRhiDar2.hap1 SUPER_2_unloc_6, whole genome shotgun sequence genomic segment:
- the LOC142681493 gene encoding uncharacterized protein LOC142681493 — protein MVPQTQQTELYEATSNLKNTVTQQLQIINLTSYALTPLERQLMFKILYHQPSMIDTLPEEDRQVFRDLLDLLKENESNEELGKFKFPYKTPSQKTPSFKLCPPIQIFFELVSKDIQDLDISKHQRDNLTKPERLALSSLSENDTFVIKEADKGGNIVLWGTEQYTQEALKQLTNTSFYQVLPSDPTDTFKKKLDLLIDAASHYGTINNNEWTAEECGSFIEELNENPWNIRLTAKISKEMVEFLDLKIKMHGPQVKTTLYRKETATNNLLHYQSFHPPHLKNGIPTGQFLRIRRNCSEEQDFKFHAKDLSERFKSRGYPQKVISKAFSKAAKSNRIQTFTPKHRIKDNKPRIITAYNSQWQDITKILNRNWNILLCEPKLIPHITERPLLTARRARNLGDRVTRSHFSRPTTRLGRGTKLIGSYACGDCNICQFVESSDTFTDPVDKKQYPLKSYINCRTKNIIYAITCSCPKVYIGQTSQELRKRIQHHLSTIRLAERDIKQNKILTSVASHFLQVHKDHIYV, from the exons ATGGTCCCCCAAACGCAGCAAACGGAACTTTACGAAGCAACATCAAATTTGAAAAACACCGTAACACAACAATTACAAATTATCAACCTCACCTCATATGCACTAACACCTTTGGAAAG ACAACTCATGTTTAAAATACTATATCATCAACCCTCCATGATTGACACCTTACCGGAGGAGGATAGACAAGTATTCCGAGATCTTTTGGATCTACTCAAAGAGAATGAGAGCAATGAAGAACTAGGTAAGTTTAAATTTccctataaaaccccctcacaaaaGACTCCGTCTTTTAAGCTATGTCCAccaatacaaattttttttgaaCTAGTGTCTAAGGATATTCAGGACTTGGACATATCTAAACATCAACGGGACAACCTCACAAAACCTGAGAGATTAGCTTTATCCTCCTTGagtgaaaatgacacatttgtcatCAAAGAAGCAGATAAAGGAGGTAATATTGTGTTGTGGGGTACGGAACAATATACCCAGGAAGCGTTAAAACAACTAACTAATACATCTTTTTACCAGGTTTTACCATCTGACCCAACTGATACCTTTAAGAAAAAATTGGATTTACTTATTGATGCAGCATCCCATTATGGTACCATCAATAACAATGAAT GGACAGCAGAAGAATGCGGGTCATTCATTGAAGAACTTAATGAGAATCCATGGAATATACGCCTCACTGCCAAAATTTCAAAGGAAATGGTTGAGTTCCTCGACTTAAAAATCAAAATGCACGGACCTCAAGTAAAGACCACACTGTACCGTAAAGAAACAGCTACTAATAATCTGCTCCATTACCAAAGTTTTCACCCTCCACACTTGAAAAATGGTATTCCAACAGGACAATTCCTGAGGATTAGGAGAAACTGTAGCGAGGAACAAGATTTCAAATTTCATGCAAAGGATCTAAGTGAAAGATTTAAATCAAGAGGATATCCACAAAAAGTTATTTCGAAAGCTTTTTCAAAAGCAGCAAAGAGCAATAGAATCCAGACATTCACACCCAAACATCGGATAAAAGACAACAAGCCAAGGATCATAACAGCCTATAACAGTCAATGGCAAGATATCACCAAAATATTAAATAGAAATTGGAACATTCTATTATGTGAACCCAAACTTATACCACACATAACCGAGAGACCTCTCCTAACAGCAAGAAGAGCCCGCAATCTTGGGGACAGGGTAACAAGAAGTCATTTTTCAAGACCGACGACACGACTAGGTAGAGGAACTAAACTTATAGGTTCATATGCATGTGGGGATTGCAATATATGTCAATTTGTTGAATCTAGTGACACTTTCACAGATCCAGTTGACAAAAAGCAATACCCACTTAAGTCATACATTAACTGTCGAACTAAAAATATCATTTATGCGATAACCTGTTCTTGTCCCAAGGTTTATATAGGTCAGACAAGTCAAGAACTACGAAAACGAATACAACATCACCTATCAACCATCAGATTGGCAGAAAGAGATATTAAACAAAACAAGATTCTGACCTCGGtggcttcacactttttacaagtACACAAAG ATCATATCTATGTATAG